One window from the genome of Sulfuricaulis sp. encodes:
- a CDS encoding thioredoxin family protein, giving the protein MVRTETPVCDFGLPAPDFRLKGADGKIWTLSEACGENGLLVMFICNHCPYVKAVLDRIIRDASELQAMGVNSVAIMSNDPADYPEDSFDNMQRVAQKLKFPFPYLYDETQEIAKAYDAVCTPDFFGYNKDLKLQYRGRLDESRKEPAAPNARRNLFEAMKQVAQTGQGPKHQIPSMGCSIKWKQE; this is encoded by the coding sequence ATGGTACGTACAGAAACCCCGGTGTGTGATTTCGGCCTGCCGGCCCCGGATTTCCGTCTCAAAGGCGCGGATGGAAAAATCTGGACGCTGAGCGAGGCGTGCGGGGAAAACGGCTTGTTGGTGATGTTCATCTGCAATCACTGCCCCTACGTGAAGGCGGTGCTCGATCGCATTATTCGTGATGCCAGCGAGCTGCAAGCGATGGGCGTTAACAGCGTGGCGATCATGTCGAATGATCCCGCGGATTATCCGGAAGATTCTTTTGACAACATGCAGCGGGTGGCGCAGAAGCTGAAATTCCCGTTTCCGTATCTTTACGATGAAACTCAGGAAATTGCCAAAGCCTACGATGCCGTCTGCACCCCGGATTTTTTCGGCTACAACAAGGACCTCAAGCTCCAGTATCGCGGACGGCTGGATGAATCGCGCAAAGAGCCGGCGGCACCGAACGCGCGGCGCAATCTTTTCGAGGCCATGAAACAGGTGGCGCAGACCGGGCAGGGTCCGAAGCACCAGATACCCAGCATGGGTTGTTCCATCAAGTGGAAACAGGAATAG
- a CDS encoding inositol monophosphatase: protein MTLPSLETLAEIVRAAAREELMPLFADVIRHIKHDGSVVTEADVAMQRRLKSDLARHWPEYDFLGEEMPGHEHRQLTTAKERGLWCVDPLDGTSNFATGIPYFAVSLALIIEGRQEIGMVYDPVRDECFMARRGEGARLNGMTLGTHEPPLPEELRRCVASVDFKRLQAPLAALLGAHPPYGSQRNFGASSLEWCWLADGRFHLYLHGGQKLWDYAGGSLILAEAGGMAATLEGEKIFTYGLEPRSVVAAPTPALFSIWKTWIDANWKPARH from the coding sequence ATGACGCTGCCCTCGCTGGAAACTTTGGCAGAGATTGTCCGCGCCGCCGCGCGTGAAGAACTGATGCCGCTGTTCGCCGATGTCATTCGCCACATCAAGCACGATGGCAGCGTGGTAACAGAAGCCGACGTGGCCATGCAGCGCCGACTGAAATCCGATCTGGCGCGCCATTGGCCGGAGTATGATTTTCTGGGCGAGGAGATGCCCGGGCATGAGCACAGGCAATTGACCACCGCCAAAGAGAGAGGCCTGTGGTGCGTGGATCCTCTGGACGGTACCAGCAACTTTGCCACCGGGATTCCGTATTTTGCCGTTTCCCTCGCCCTGATCATCGAAGGCCGGCAGGAAATTGGCATGGTCTACGATCCGGTGCGTGACGAATGCTTCATGGCGCGCCGCGGTGAAGGTGCGCGGCTGAACGGAATGACGCTGGGTACACACGAGCCGCCCCTGCCGGAAGAGTTGCGGCGCTGCGTGGCGTCAGTGGATTTCAAGCGCTTGCAGGCGCCGCTGGCCGCTCTATTGGGGGCGCATCCGCCCTATGGATCGCAGCGCAACTTTGGCGCCAGCAGTCTGGAGTGGTGTTGGCTCGCGGATGGCCGCTTTCATCTCTATTTGCACGGCGGGCAGAAGTTGTGGGATTACGCCGGCGGCAGCCTGATCCTGGCTGAGGCCGGCGGCATGGCCGCCACGCTCGAAGGCGAAAAGATTTTCACTTACGGTCTCGAGCCCCGGTCGGTGGTGGCCGCGCCCACGCCGGCTTTATTTTCCATCTGGAAGACCTGGATCGACGCCAACTGGAAACCGGCTCGCCATTGA
- the tkt gene encoding transketolase, whose protein sequence is MTVETKAHKAGEGKTLTKRRELANAIRALSMDAVQKANSGHPGAPMGMADIAEVLWNDFLRHNPTNSKWSDRDRFVLSNGHGSMLLYSLLHLTGYNLPLEEIKNFRQLHSKTPGHPEYGYAPGVETTTGPLGQGIANAVGMAIAEKALAGTFNREGHQIVDHYTYVFLGDGCLMEGISHESCSLAGTMGLGKLIAFYDDNGISIDGEVKGHGSTPGWFTDDTPKRFEAYGWHVIPKVDGHDPEAVKRAIEAARKVTDKPSMICCQTIIGWGAPNKQGKEECHGAALGDAEVAATRANIGWPHPPFHIPEDVYAGWDAKSKGAAAEKSWNDKFAAYKKAHPELAAEFERRMKGELPKDWKQKSDEFIKSVDAKAETIASRKASQNALNGFGPLLPEFLGGSADLAGSNLTIWKGSKPLSKTEGNANYIYYGVREFGMSAIMNGIALHGGFIPYGATFLMFSEYARNALRMAALMKIPTLFVYTHDSIGLGEDGPTHQAVEQTATLRLIPNMSVWRPCDAVESAVAWKLAVERKQGPSCLIFSRQNLPHQMRDAQQLASISRGGYVLSEAEGGKPHAVIIATGSEIGIAVEAQKLLAAKGKKVRVVSMPSTDTFDAQDAAWRDSVLPKGVKRVAVEAGVTAVWHKYVGLEGRVVGIDRFGESAPAGALFKHFGFTGENVAKTVEEIL, encoded by the coding sequence ATGACAGTTGAAACCAAAGCCCACAAGGCGGGCGAAGGCAAGACATTAACCAAACGGCGCGAGCTGGCGAACGCCATCCGTGCGCTTTCCATGGACGCGGTGCAGAAGGCCAACTCCGGCCACCCCGGCGCTCCCATGGGCATGGCCGACATCGCCGAAGTCTTGTGGAACGATTTCCTCAGGCACAACCCGACCAATTCGAAGTGGTCGGACCGCGACCGCTTCGTGCTTTCCAACGGCCACGGCTCGATGCTGCTGTACAGCCTGCTGCATCTGACGGGTTACAACCTGCCGCTGGAGGAGATCAAGAATTTCCGCCAGCTGCATTCCAAGACCCCGGGCCATCCCGAATACGGCTACGCGCCCGGCGTCGAGACCACCACTGGCCCGCTGGGTCAGGGCATCGCCAATGCCGTGGGTATGGCCATCGCCGAGAAAGCGCTGGCCGGTACGTTTAACCGTGAAGGTCACCAGATCGTCGATCATTATACTTATGTGTTCCTCGGCGACGGCTGCCTGATGGAAGGCATCTCGCACGAGTCCTGCTCGCTCGCCGGCACAATGGGTCTGGGCAAGCTGATTGCGTTTTACGACGACAATGGCATTTCGATCGACGGTGAGGTGAAGGGCCACGGCAGCACGCCCGGCTGGTTCACCGACGACACCCCGAAGCGCTTCGAAGCTTATGGTTGGCACGTAATTCCGAAAGTCGATGGCCACGATCCCGAGGCCGTAAAGCGTGCCATCGAAGCGGCGCGCAAGGTGACCGACAAACCCTCGATGATTTGCTGCCAGACCATTATCGGCTGGGGCGCGCCCAACAAGCAGGGCAAAGAGGAATGCCACGGCGCCGCCCTCGGCGACGCGGAAGTGGCCGCCACCCGCGCCAACATCGGTTGGCCGCACCCCCCGTTCCATATTCCCGAAGACGTTTACGCCGGCTGGGATGCGAAATCGAAGGGCGCCGCCGCGGAGAAATCCTGGAATGACAAATTTGCGGCCTACAAGAAGGCCCACCCGGAACTGGCCGCCGAATTCGAGCGCCGCATGAAAGGCGAGCTGCCGAAAGACTGGAAACAAAAGTCTGACGAATTTATCAAATCGGTCGACGCCAAGGCAGAGACCATCGCCTCGCGCAAGGCCTCGCAGAATGCGTTAAATGGTTTCGGCCCGTTGCTGCCGGAATTCCTCGGTGGTTCAGCCGATCTCGCCGGCTCCAACCTGACCATTTGGAAAGGTTCGAAGCCCCTGAGCAAAACTGAAGGCAATGCCAATTACATTTATTATGGTGTGCGCGAGTTCGGCATGTCGGCGATCATGAACGGCATCGCCCTGCATGGCGGATTCATTCCTTACGGCGCCACCTTCCTGATGTTCTCCGAGTACGCGCGCAATGCCCTGCGCATGGCCGCCTTGATGAAAATCCCCACACTGTTCGTCTACACCCACGACTCCATCGGTCTGGGCGAAGACGGACCGACGCACCAGGCGGTCGAGCAGACCGCGACGTTGCGGCTCATACCTAATATGTCGGTATGGCGTCCGTGCGATGCGGTGGAAAGCGCGGTGGCCTGGAAGTTGGCCGTCGAACGCAAGCAGGGACCCTCGTGTCTGATTTTCTCGCGCCAGAATCTGCCGCATCAGATGCGTGATGCCCAGCAGTTGGCATCCATATCCCGCGGCGGTTATGTGTTATCCGAGGCCGAAGGGGGCAAGCCGCACGCCGTCATTATCGCCACCGGTTCTGAAATCGGTATTGCCGTGGAGGCGCAAAAGCTGCTCGCCGCCAAGGGCAAGAAGGTGCGCGTGGTGTCGATGCCTTCGACCGATACCTTCGACGCGCAGGACGCCGCCTGGCGCGACAGCGTGTTGCCCAAGGGCGTGAAGCGCGTGGCCGTCGAGGCTGGCGTCACCGCCGTTTGGCACAAATACGTGGGCCTGGAAGGTCGCGTGGTTGGTATCGACCGCTTCGGCGAATCCGCCCCGGCCGGCGCGCTGTTCAAGCACTTCGGCTTCACTGGCGAGAACGTCGCCAAGACGGTGGAAGAGATTTTGTAA
- the gap gene encoding type I glyceraldehyde-3-phosphate dehydrogenase: MAIKVGINGFGRIGRMVFRAVAKDFKDIEIVGINDLLEPSYLAYMLKYDSVHGRFSGDIKVDGGNMVVNGKKIRLTAEKDPANLKWGDVGADIVIDSTGFFLTAESCQAHIKAGAKKVIQSAPCKDTTPMFVYGVNHDSYKGEAIVSAASCTTNCLAPVAKVLHDNFGIKRGLMTTVHAATATQKTVDGPSQKDWRGGRGILENIIPSSTGAAKAVGVVLPALKGKLTGMAFRVPTSDVSVVDLTVELNKEASYEAICKAMKAASEGAMKGVLGYTDEKVVSTDFVGNSTPSTFDAEAGIALDSTFVKVVAWYDNEYGYTCNMLRLLQHIAK; encoded by the coding sequence ATGGCAATCAAAGTCGGTATCAACGGGTTCGGCCGCATCGGCCGCATGGTGTTCCGCGCTGTAGCGAAGGACTTCAAGGACATCGAGATCGTCGGCATTAACGACCTGCTCGAACCCAGCTACCTGGCCTACATGCTGAAGTACGACTCCGTGCACGGCCGTTTCAGCGGCGACATCAAGGTCGATGGCGGAAACATGGTCGTCAACGGCAAGAAGATCCGGCTGACAGCCGAGAAAGATCCCGCCAACCTGAAGTGGGGCGATGTCGGCGCTGACATCGTGATCGACAGTACCGGTTTCTTCCTGACCGCCGAATCCTGCCAGGCGCACATCAAGGCCGGCGCCAAGAAGGTCATCCAGTCCGCGCCCTGCAAGGACACCACGCCGATGTTCGTGTACGGCGTGAACCACGATAGCTACAAGGGCGAGGCCATTGTTTCCGCCGCTTCCTGCACTACCAATTGCCTGGCACCCGTGGCCAAGGTTCTGCACGACAACTTCGGTATCAAGCGTGGCCTGATGACCACCGTGCACGCCGCCACCGCGACGCAAAAGACCGTCGACGGCCCATCGCAGAAAGACTGGCGCGGCGGTCGCGGCATTCTGGAAAACATCATCCCGTCATCCACCGGTGCCGCCAAGGCCGTGGGTGTAGTACTGCCTGCCTTGAAGGGCAAGCTCACCGGCATGGCCTTCCGCGTGCCGACCTCCGACGTTTCGGTGGTCGATCTGACCGTGGAGCTGAACAAGGAAGCGTCTTACGAGGCCATCTGCAAGGCCATGAAAGCGGCTTCCGAAGGCGCCATGAAAGGCGTGCTCGGATACACCGATGAGAAAGTGGTTTCCACCGACTTCGTCGGCAACAGTACGCCATCCACCTTCGACGCTGAAGCCGGCATCGCCCTGGACAGCACCTTCGTCAAAGTCGTGGCCTGGTATGACAACGAATACGGTTACACCTGCAATATGCTGCGTTTGTTGCAGCACATCGCGAAGTAA
- a CDS encoding phosphoglycerate kinase has product MSVIKLTDLDLKGKRVLIRSDLNVPVKDGKVTSDARISASLPTFNHCLKAGAKVMVMSHLGRPTEGEYSEENSLKPVADDLSKKLGKPVRLVKDWVEGGFDVAAGELVLLENVRFNKGEKKNVEETAKKYAKLCDVFVMDAFGTAHRAQGSTYGVAQFAPVACAGLLLTAELEALTKALLDPKRPMVAIVGGSKVSTKLTVLESLSEKVDQLVVGGGIANTFLAADGKKIGKSLAETDLIPTAKSLMAKMKKRNAKIPIAVDVVVGKKFDANEKAVLKDAGNVADDDMIFDIGPKSAQELADIIMQAGTVVWNGPVGVFEFDQFGAGTKKIAEAIANTRAFTLAGGGDTIAAIQKYNIYDKVSYISTAGGAFLEFLEGKKLPAVDILEQRAKK; this is encoded by the coding sequence ATGTCCGTTATCAAGTTGACCGACCTGGATCTTAAAGGCAAACGTGTCCTGATTCGCTCCGACCTCAATGTGCCGGTGAAAGACGGCAAGGTCACGTCCGATGCGCGCATCTCCGCTTCGTTGCCGACGTTCAATCACTGTCTCAAGGCCGGCGCCAAGGTGATGGTGATGTCGCATCTCGGCCGTCCGACCGAGGGCGAGTACAGCGAGGAGAATTCACTCAAGCCCGTGGCCGACGATCTGTCTAAAAAACTCGGCAAGCCGGTGCGCTTGGTCAAGGACTGGGTCGAAGGCGGTTTCGACGTCGCGGCCGGTGAGTTGGTGCTGCTCGAAAACGTGCGCTTCAACAAGGGCGAGAAGAAAAACGTCGAGGAAACCGCAAAGAAATACGCCAAACTGTGTGACGTGTTTGTCATGGATGCCTTCGGCACGGCGCATCGTGCACAAGGCTCTACTTATGGCGTGGCCCAGTTCGCACCGGTGGCTTGCGCCGGTCTGCTGCTCACCGCAGAGCTGGAAGCGCTGACCAAGGCACTGCTTGATCCGAAACGCCCAATGGTCGCCATCGTCGGCGGCTCCAAGGTTTCCACCAAGCTCACCGTACTCGAATCGCTGTCCGAAAAAGTCGATCAGCTGGTGGTGGGTGGCGGGATTGCGAATACCTTCCTTGCGGCGGACGGCAAGAAGATCGGCAAGTCGCTGGCCGAGACCGATCTCATTCCGACGGCGAAAAGCCTGATGGCAAAAATGAAAAAACGCAACGCCAAGATCCCGATCGCGGTCGACGTGGTGGTCGGCAAAAAGTTCGACGCCAATGAAAAGGCGGTGCTGAAGGACGCCGGCAATGTGGCCGATGATGACATGATTTTCGATATCGGCCCGAAGAGCGCCCAGGAACTGGCCGATATCATCATGCAGGCCGGTACCGTGGTGTGGAACGGCCCGGTGGGTGTGTTCGAGTTCGACCAGTTCGGTGCCGGCACCAAAAAGATCGCCGAGGCGATTGCCAATACCAGGGCTTTCACGCTGGCCGGCGGCGGCGATACCATCGCCGCCATTCAGAAGTACAATATCTACGACAAGGTTTCCTACATCTCCACCGCGGGCGGGGCGTTTCTGGAGTTTCTCGAAGGCAAGAAACTGCCGGCGGTGGACATCCTTGAACAGCGCGCCAAGAAGTAA